One window from the genome of Mauremys mutica isolate MM-2020 ecotype Southern chromosome 4, ASM2049712v1, whole genome shotgun sequence encodes:
- the JMJD7 gene encoding bifunctional peptidase and (3S)-lysyl hydroxylase JMJD7 isoform X1: MAGAGGEGEAPALRAVRRCLAAFPAEARELGLTESVPYLDSLLSPLEFYREWVCPNKPCIIRNAFGHWPALKKWTLTYLRKVAGSKMVSVAVTPNGYADAVYQDRFVMPEEQHMLFSNFLDIVEKKVISPSVFYVQKQCSNLTEEFPELLGDVEPEVPWMSEALGKKPDAVNFWLGESAAVTSLHKDHYENLYCVISGEKHFLLHPPSDRPFIPYELYLPATYCISEDGSFQVVDEKAADKVPWIPLDPLNPDLEQYPEYAQARPLRCTVKAGEMLYLPSLWFHHVQQSHGCIAVNYWYDMEYDLKYSYYQLLDSLTKAVTLV; this comes from the exons ATGGCCGGtgcgggtggggaaggggaggcgcCGGCGCTGCGGGCGGTGCGAAGGTGTCTGGCGGCGTTCCCGGCGGAGGCCCGCG AGTTGGGACTGACGGAATCTGTGCCATATCTAGATAGCCTTCTGTCTCCGCTGGAATTTTATCGGGAATGGGTGTGTCCAAACAAGCCATGTATAATTCGGAATGCCTTCGGTCACTGGCCAGCTCTGAAGAAGTGGACGTTAACTTATCTCAG GAAGGTAGCAGGCTCCAAGATGGTGAGTGTGGCAGTGACGCCAAATGGTTATGCCGATGCTGTTTATCAGGACCGATTTGTCATGCCAGAGGAGCAGCACATGCTTTTCAGCAACTTCCTGGACATCGTGGAGAAGAAAGTGATCTCCCCAAGTGTGTTCTATGTGCAGAAACAGTGTTCAAACCTGACTGAGGAGTTCCCTGAACTTTTAGGTGATGTGGAGCCTGAAGTACCGTGGATGAGTGAGGCACTTG GAAAGAAGCCCGATGCTGTGAATTTCTGGCTTGGCGAGTCTGCTGCTGTGACATCCT TGCATAAAGATCACTACGAGAACTTGTACTGTGTGATTTCTGGCGAGAAACATTTTCTGCTGCATCCACCAAGTGACCGCCCCTTCATCCCCTACG AGCTCTACCTACCTGCAACGTATTGCATATCAGAAGATGGTTCGTTTCAGGTTGTGGATGAGAAGGCTGCAGACAAG GTGCCATGGATTCCGCTGGATCCTTTAAATCCAGATCTTGAACAATACCCAGAGTATGCCCAGGCAAGGCCTTTGCGGTGCACAGTGAAAGCTGGTGAGATGTTGTACCTCCCTTCCCTCTGGTTTCATCATGTTCAGCAGTCACATGGTTGTATAGCAG TGAATTATTGGTATGACATGGAATATGACCTGAAGTACAGCTACTATCAACTTCTAGATTCTCTCACAAAAGCTGTGACACTGGTGTAG
- the JMJD7 gene encoding bifunctional peptidase and (3S)-lysyl hydroxylase JMJD7 isoform X2 gives MAGAGGEGEAPALRAVRRCLAAFPAEARELGLTESVPYLDSLLSPLEFYREWVCPNKPCIIRNAFGHWPALKKWTLTYLRKVAGSKMVSVAVTPNGYADAVYQDRFVMPEEQHMLFSNFLDIVEKKVISPSVFYVQKQCSNLTEEFPELLGKKPDAVNFWLGESAAVTSLHKDHYENLYCVISGEKHFLLHPPSDRPFIPYELYLPATYCISEDGSFQVVDEKAADKVPWIPLDPLNPDLEQYPEYAQARPLRCTVKAGEMLYLPSLWFHHVQQSHGCIAVNYWYDMEYDLKYSYYQLLDSLTKAVTLV, from the exons ATGGCCGGtgcgggtggggaaggggaggcgcCGGCGCTGCGGGCGGTGCGAAGGTGTCTGGCGGCGTTCCCGGCGGAGGCCCGCG AGTTGGGACTGACGGAATCTGTGCCATATCTAGATAGCCTTCTGTCTCCGCTGGAATTTTATCGGGAATGGGTGTGTCCAAACAAGCCATGTATAATTCGGAATGCCTTCGGTCACTGGCCAGCTCTGAAGAAGTGGACGTTAACTTATCTCAG GAAGGTAGCAGGCTCCAAGATGGTGAGTGTGGCAGTGACGCCAAATGGTTATGCCGATGCTGTTTATCAGGACCGATTTGTCATGCCAGAGGAGCAGCACATGCTTTTCAGCAACTTCCTGGACATCGTGGAGAAGAAAGTGATCTCCCCAAGTGTGTTCTATGTGCAGAAACAGTGTTCAAACCTGACTGAGGAGTTCCCTGAACTTTTAG GAAAGAAGCCCGATGCTGTGAATTTCTGGCTTGGCGAGTCTGCTGCTGTGACATCCT TGCATAAAGATCACTACGAGAACTTGTACTGTGTGATTTCTGGCGAGAAACATTTTCTGCTGCATCCACCAAGTGACCGCCCCTTCATCCCCTACG AGCTCTACCTACCTGCAACGTATTGCATATCAGAAGATGGTTCGTTTCAGGTTGTGGATGAGAAGGCTGCAGACAAG GTGCCATGGATTCCGCTGGATCCTTTAAATCCAGATCTTGAACAATACCCAGAGTATGCCCAGGCAAGGCCTTTGCGGTGCACAGTGAAAGCTGGTGAGATGTTGTACCTCCCTTCCCTCTGGTTTCATCATGTTCAGCAGTCACATGGTTGTATAGCAG TGAATTATTGGTATGACATGGAATATGACCTGAAGTACAGCTACTATCAACTTCTAGATTCTCTCACAAAAGCTGTGACACTGGTGTAG